A genome region from Defluviimonas aquaemixtae includes the following:
- a CDS encoding type II toxin-antitoxin system MqsA family antitoxin, which produces MPSSAEADRRAKPQAAEPKVPAAEAPRCESCGTGRLALDNVRTALWSGERLVVVEDVPALVCTHCGEQFYEDETAMRLDMLRGGGFPTGSAAREMVVPVFKFSTPRNSEG; this is translated from the coding sequence GTGCCATCGTCGGCTGAGGCGGATCGCCGGGCGAAGCCGCAGGCGGCGGAGCCGAAAGTGCCCGCCGCCGAAGCGCCCCGCTGTGAGTCCTGCGGAACTGGCAGGCTGGCGCTGGATAACGTGCGCACAGCACTCTGGTCGGGCGAGCGGCTCGTCGTTGTCGAGGATGTCCCGGCGCTCGTTTGCACCCATTGCGGCGAGCAGTTTTACGAGGACGAGACGGCGATGCGGCTCGACATGCTGCGTGGTGGCGGTTTCCCCACAGGCAGCGCGGCGCGCGAGATGGTGGTGCCCGTGTTCAAGTTCAGCACGCCGCGCAACTCCGAAGGTTGA
- a CDS encoding alpha-ketoacid dehydrogenase subunit beta yields the protein MTEKSWMYAVLEAVQHEMREDPAMTWIFELTPPVASNPGMPVINLETEFGRKRVVNAGIDEYWMAAMVLGAGLAGSRSATYIPYQGALMPFELIQNYAGKLRHMTGGKASMPVVWIIEMTGQTPGFAGQHSCYEEDSFYMHIPGVRTVIPSTPYDAKGMMVSALRSPDPVVYLYPAGLRTLTEEVPDEQYEVPLDKAAVRMEGSDLTIVSSGGGMPGVLEAAETLKGEGMGVEVIDLRVLKEMDTETLVNSVAKTKRLLTVDQSYYTLGPGAEVVARCAENVDGARFKRVAFPDAPPPASPEMFLWMRPSAEGIAGAARAIVG from the coding sequence ATGACTGAGAAAAGCTGGATGTATGCGGTCCTTGAGGCCGTGCAACACGAAATGCGCGAGGATCCGGCGATGACCTGGATTTTCGAGCTCACCCCGCCGGTGGCCTCCAACCCCGGCATGCCGGTGATCAACCTGGAGACGGAGTTCGGCCGCAAGCGCGTGGTCAATGCCGGCATTGACGAATACTGGATGGCGGCCATGGTGCTGGGCGCGGGCCTCGCCGGGTCGCGCTCGGCGACCTACATTCCTTATCAGGGCGCTCTGATGCCGTTCGAGCTGATCCAGAACTACGCTGGCAAACTTCGCCACATGACCGGCGGCAAGGCCTCGATGCCCGTTGTCTGGATCATCGAGATGACCGGCCAAACGCCGGGCTTCGCCGGGCAGCACTCCTGTTACGAGGAAGACAGCTTCTACATGCACATCCCCGGCGTGCGGACGGTCATTCCGTCGACGCCCTACGACGCGAAGGGGATGATGGTCTCCGCGCTCCGCTCGCCCGACCCGGTCGTCTATCTCTATCCGGCGGGCTTGCGGACCCTGACCGAAGAGGTGCCGGACGAGCAATACGAGGTGCCGCTCGACAAAGCCGCGGTGCGGATGGAGGGCAGCGACCTCACTATCGTCAGTTCGGGCGGCGGGATGCCGGGCGTGCTGGAGGCGGCTGAGACGCTGAAGGGCGAGGGCATGGGTGTCGAAGTCATCGACCTGCGCGTGCTCAAGGAGATGGACACCGAAACGCTCGTCAATTCGGTCGCCAAGACCAAGCGACTGCTGACGGTGGACCAGTCCTACTACACGCTCGGGCCAGGCGCCGAGGTCGTCGCACGCTGCGCCGAGAACGTTGACGGTGCGCGGTTCAAGCGGGTGGCCTTCCCGGACGCGCCGCCACCGGCCTCGCCCGAGATGTTCCTCTGGATGCGGCCGAGCGCCGAAGGCATCGCGGGAGCGGCTCGTGCCATCGTCGGCTGA